The Perca fluviatilis chromosome 2, GENO_Pfluv_1.0, whole genome shotgun sequence genome includes a region encoding these proteins:
- the LOC120573264 gene encoding alpha-2-macroglobulin-like isoform X3 — protein MGRPGIQMWTWKLCVFLSWMCVGQAVSGPQYMVAIPAILESGAETKFCASLLQPSETLEMSVTLMSQEANTTLLKKTSSQEFHTCTNFKVPLVQDEVVQNFVVEVRGDTFYSKEVRKVKIKVYRPMTFIQTDKPIYLPGQTVHFRVITLDNKLRPVNQLYDKIEIEDSNSNRIGQWLNETSNSKILQLSYALNSEAREGAYQVTVSIGSDKIQHSFKVEKYVLPKFDVKLNAFDEVNINQEEIKAEVCATYTYGQPVPGSVDFKVCRPLYAYYGIPLVYTLEHPEGIPEIPMPCYEETKQTDKRGCATFIFTMSTFTKIAQKALQDVLQLSANMEEEGTGISLSQEKTTVISYVVGKLSLTDTPKIYNEGSNVEGKVKAVYYNNTPIPDMPVFLFDGNRWSSCWLQNLTTDSDGVATFSLSTADIEGDIHLQVSDTPTLGYRPYRTPYYESNDHTVSLATPSSPDTKTVSFLDVKKKDEPLSCDKEEDIFIQYTVVGEAQGFMDVMYLVLSRGAVVLQGVELVEVKDKLVNEGEVSFKLTVSPDMAPVVQVVAYAILPSETVIANSADFSTEQCFSHKVSLEFSPSSAVPGEETIMQVTAQPESLCGVSAVDQSVLIKEPGKTLDADKIFQLLPVKKISYIPYNVRDDAECLHVRQRRYVLPYPHGGGTADAYTVFQNVGMKMATNMVIREPSCLKYKGREYHQGHGGYGDYVFMYNSNPIMARMVDLTARGSDGAAAAPDMSSPDKSPIETVRTFFPDTWIWDLVEVGESGTKDVSLTVPDTITTWETEAFCLSPQGFGLAPRKNITVFQPFFLELSLPYSIIRGEHFELKATTFNYLTSCIMVTVTPTPSLDYTLTPLSGDQYTSCLCGSERKTLSWTMAPSALGVVNVSVSAEAVTSQVSCDNEIVSVPERGRIDVVTRPLIVKAEGTEMTKTYNWLLCPKGEALTEEMDIQLPENMIDGSARASVSVLGDILGRALKNLDGLLQMPYGCGEQNMALLAPNIYILEYLRNTQQLTPAIREKATNFLTSGYQRQLNYKHQDGAYSTFGAGPGNTWLTAFVLRSFAKAQSFIYIDPANIEASVTWLKSKQRRNGCFEQSGKLFNNRMKGGVSDEVTLSAYITAAFLEMNTTIENPAVHGPVNASLSCLKESISDLSNTYTTALLAYVFTLAGDMETRAHLLNHLDTVALQEGGFLHWSQTATETSASLSVEISSYVLLAKLSASPTVEDLVYASRIVRWLTSQQNYYGGFSSTQDTVVALQALALCSTLVFSPEGSSTVTVQSPSGQLMFDVNQNNKLLYQEKQLQDVTGKYSLEVKGTACAAVQISLVYNIPTPADVTTLSVEVKPEADCTSKRPKLSLNLTSLYSGKESSTNMVILDIKMLSGFVPDPESLNMLKGALLVDRVEQNEDHVLVYIQELPKDIGINHSLKLIQEHQVQNLKPAEVKIYDYYQPSDQSDTEYIHPCVAA, from the exons ATGGGTCGTCCTGGGATTCAGATGTGGACATGGAAACTGTGTGTCTTCTTGAGCTGGATGTGTGTGGGCCAAGCAGTGTCAGGACC GCAGTACATGGTAGCCATTCCTGCAATTCTTGAATCTGGAGCTGAGACCAAATTCTGTGCGAGTCTCCTGCAGCCCAGCGAGACTCTGGAAATGAGTGTCACTCTGATGTCCCAAGAGGCGAATACAACCCTTCTGAAGAAGACGTCCAGTCAAGAATTTCATACCTGCACTAATTTTAAG GTTCCTTTAGTGCAGGATGAAGTGGTGCAGAACTTCGTGGTTGAGGTACGAGGTGACACATTCTACTCTAAAGAAGTCCGAAAAGTTAAGATCAAAGTCTATCGACCAATGACTTTCATCCAAACAGATAAACCAATCTACCTCCCAGGACAAACAG TGCATTTCAGAGTCATCACACTGGATAACAAGTTAAGACCGGTCAATCAGCTG tacgataaaattgaaattgag GATTCTAACAGCAACAGGATTGGACAGTGGCTGAATGAAACATCCAATAGTAAGATATTGCAGCTTTCTTACGCCTTGAACTCTGAGGCCCGTGAAGGAGCCTACCAAGTTACTGTGTCGATTGGGTcagataaaatacaacacagcttcaaggtggaaaaatacg TTTTGCCTAAATTTGATGTAAAATTAAATGCATTTGATGAAGTAAATATTAATCAGGAAGAAATCAAGGCTGAAGTGTGTGCAAC GTATACATACGGACAGCCTGTGCCAGGCAGTGTTGACTTTAAGGTGTGCCGACCTTTATATGCCTATTATGGTATACCCCTTGTATACACCCTTGAACATCCAGAGGGAATCCCTGAAATCCCGATGCCTTGCTACGAGGAGACAAAGCAG ACGGACAAGAGAGGCTGTGCCACTTTTATCTTCACAATGTCAACTTTCACAAAAATTGCGCAAAAGGCGCTACAAGATGTACTGCAACTCAGTGCAAATATGGAAGAGGAGGGGACAG GTATTTCACTCTCACAAGAGAAGACTACGGTGATTTCATATGTTGTTGGAAAGCTGTCTTTAACTGACACTCCCAAGATTTATAATGAAGGATCAAATGTGGAAGGAAAA GTTAAAGCAGTTTATTACAATAATACACCCATTCCTGACATGCCGGTGTTCCTGTTTGACGGGAATAGGTGGTCATCGTGTTGGTTACAGAATCTCACAACAGACAGTGATGGTGTCGCCACTTTCTCATTAAGCACCGCTGACATTGAAGGGGACATCCACTTACAA GTTAGCGACACACCGACACTGGGCTACCGTCCTTATAGAACACCATACTATGAGTCTAACGATCACACAGTGTCTTTGGCCACACCTTCTTCTCCTGATACTAAAACAGTCAGCTTCCTGGACGTAAAGAAGAAGGATGAACCACTTTCCTGTGACAAAGAAGAAGACATCTTCATCCAATACACCGTAGTTGGAGAGGCCCAGGGCTTTATGGATGTGATGTATCTG GTCTTATCAAGAGGAGCCGTTGTTTTACAAGGAGTTGAACTGGTCGAAGTCAAAGATAAATTGG TGAATGAGGGCGAGGTGTCCTTTAAGCTGACCGTGTCTCCAGACATGGCACCAGTCGTCCAGGTTGTGGCTTATGCCATCCTCCCCAGTGAGACTGTGATCGCCAACAGCGCTGACTTCTCTACTGAGCAATGCTTCAGTCACAAG GTGTCTTTGGAGTTTTCTCCGTCCTCGGCTGTCCCAGGAGAGGAGACCATCATGCAGGTTACCGCCCAGCCAGAATCTCTGTGTGGTGTGAGCGCTGTTGACCAGAGCGTCCTCATCAAGGAGCCAGGGAAGACTCTGGATGCAGACAAG aTATTTCAATTGTTGCCGGTCAAAAAAATATCCTATATTCCATATAACGTTCGAGATGATGCAGAATGTTTGCATGTGAGACAGAGAAGATATGTTTTGCCATACCCCCATGGTGGTGGGACAGCTGATGCTTATACCGTTTTCCAG AATGTAGGGATGAAAATGGCAACAAACATGGTTATCCGAGAGCCTTCATGCCTCAAATACAAAGGAAGAGAATACCACCAGGGCCATGGTGGCTATGGTGACTATG TTTTTATGTATAATTCGAATCCTATCATGGCCAGAATGGTAGACTTGACAGCCAGAGGCTCTGATGGAGCTGCTGCGGCCCCTGATATGTCCTCTCCTGATAAATCACCAATAGAGACAGTCCGCACTTTCTTCCCTGACACCTGGATATGGGACCTGGTGGAAGTTGG AGAGTCTGGAACGAAGGATGTGTCCCTCACTGTCCCAGACACCATCACCACCTGGGAGACGGAGGCTTTCTGTCTGTCCCCTCAGGGTTTCGGCTTGGCTCCACGTAAAAACATCACCGTCTTCCAGCCCTTCTTCCTGGAGCTCAGCCTGCCCTACTCCATCATCCGGGGGGAGCACTTTGAACTGAAGGCCACCACCTTCAACTACCTGACCAGCTGCATcatg GTCACTGTGACTCCAACCCCCTCCTTAGATTACACCCTCACCCCCCTCTCTGGTGACCAGTACACATCCTGTCTGTGTGGCAGTGAGCGCAAGACCCTCAGCTGGACCATGGCCCCCTCAGCCTTAG GAGTTGTAAATGTGTCAGTGAGTGCTGAGGCCGTGACATCCCAAGTTTCATGTGACAATGAGATTGTGAGCGTGCCTGAAAGGGGACGAATTGATGTGGTCACACGACCTCTCATAGTAAAG GCTGAGGGAACTGAGATGACAAAGACCTACAACTGGCTGCTCTGCCCAAAAG GGGAAGCTTTGACAGAGGAAATGGACATACAACTCCCTGAGAACATGATTGATGGATCTGCCCGTGCTTCAGTATCAGTCCTTG GTGACATTCTGGGCCGGGCTCTGAAGAACCTGGATGGGCTGCTGCAGATGCCGTATGGATGTGGTGAGCAGAACATGGCGCTCCTTGCCCCAAATATCTACATCCTCGAGTACCTGAGAAACACACAGCAGCTGACCCCAGCCATCAGAGAAAAGGCTACCAACTTCCTGACCAGTG GCTACCAGAGACAGCTGAACTACAAACATCAGGACGGTGCTTACAGCACATTTGGAGCAGGACCAGGGAACACTTG GCTGACTGCATTTGTGTTGAGATCGTTTGCCAAAGCTCAGTCTTTCATCTACATTGACCCAGCGAACATTGAAGCGTCCGTGACCTGGCTGAAAAGTAAACAACGAAGAAATGGCTGTTTTGAACAGTCAGGAAAGCTCTTCAACAACAGAATGAAG GGTGGTGTGTCTGATGAAGTTACTCTCAGTGCCTACATCACTGCTGCTTTCTTGGAGATGAATACTACCATAGAG AATCCTGCGGTTCATGGACCTGTGAATGCTAGCTTGTCTTGCCTCAAGGAGTCCATCAGTGACCTCAGCAACACCTACACCACAGCTCTGCTGGCGTACGTCTTCACCCTGGCAGGAGACATGGAGACCCGTGCTCACCTACTGAATCACCTAGACACTGTTGCATTACAAGAAG GAGGGTTCCTCCACTGGTCTCAGACAGCAACAGAAACgtcagcctctctctctgtggagaTCAGCTCCTATGTGCTGCTGGCTAAACTCAGTGCCTCTCCGACTGTTGAAGACCTGGTCTACGCCAGCCGCATCGTTAGATGGCTGACTAGCCAGCAGAACTATTATGGAGGATTCTCCTCCACACAG gacACCGTGGTGGCTCTTCAGGCTCTGGCTCTCTGCTCCACTCTGGTGTTCAGTCCAGAGGGTTCAAGCACAGTGACGGTCCAGTCTCCCAGTGGCCAGCTGATGTTTGATGTGAATCAGAACAACAAACTGCTCTACCAGGAGAAGCAGCTGCAGGACGTGACAGGAAAGTACAGCCTGGAGGTGAAGGGCACTGCATGTGCTGCAGTACAG ATTTCTCTCGTCTATAACATCCCAACTCCTGCTGATGTTACCACTCTCAGTGTTGAGGTCAAACCAGAGGCCGACTGCACCAGCAAAAGACCCAAACTCAGTCTGAACCTAACATCCCT ATATAGTGGAAAGGAGTCCAGCACAAACATGGTTATCCTGGATATCAAAATGCTCTCTGGATTTGTCCCAGACCCAGAGTCTTTGAACATG CTCAAAGGTGCCCTGCTGGTGGATCGTGTTGAACAAAATGAGGATCATGTTCTGGTGTACATACAGGAG TTACCGAAGGACATAGGCATCAACCACAGCCTGAAGCTCATACAGGAGCACCAAGTGCAGAACCTGAAGCCAGCCGAGGTCAAGATCTACGACTACTACCAGCCAA GTGACCAGTCTGATACAGAATACATCCACCCTTGTGTTGCAG CTTGA